One stretch of Nicotiana tabacum cultivar K326 chromosome 18, ASM71507v2, whole genome shotgun sequence DNA includes these proteins:
- the LOC107825748 gene encoding uncharacterized protein LOC107825748 isoform X1, which yields MPTLSWRQHTLIQALLSRGPHKETDFKSLFFKVTSKSAANQQSMFNEYLRKINEELAYVQFELRACRNQYDGKVYYGVVNNVSDEQSKLGTKYSVPQIAFYKGVIEAIVQDVASLGCISTIDALNIRLENQFLAGTDSQSQGGSVQIPAAFRNFSMSQKEKTLEELVKDQWLSLTDGKIGLGVRSFLDLRSWFRSNEVPPCEVCNEAAVKAELCQNEGCNVRIHQYCLRMKFSQHKAEKVCPGCGTEWHYNITKAEVVDEEDDASAPDESQQPGEPLMRKRRRTCGVTDADTPLTRNRQRTRGGNDSDTVKPGSSQSTRVTRGSARLRSAS from the exons ATGCCGACGCTTTCATGGCGGCAGCATACGCTAATTCAAGCTCTTTTATCTCGCGGCCCACACAAAGAAACTGATTTCAAATCACTTTTCTTCAAAGTCACTAGCAAATCCGCAG CTAATCAACAGTCAATGTTTAATGAATACCTGAGAAAGATAAATGAGGAGCTCGCTTATGTGCAGTTTGAGTTACGGGCATGTAGAAACCAGTATGATGGGAAGGTGTATTATGGTGTTGTTAACAATGTTTCAGATGAGCAATCCAAACTCGGAACTAAATATTCAGTTCCTCAGATTGCTTTCTATAAAGGCGTT ATTGAAGCAATTGTTCAAGATGTGGCATCTTTGGGTTGTATTTCAACCATTGATGCACTAAACATACGGCTTGAAAATCAG TTCCTGGCTGGAACAGATTCCCAGTCCCAGGGAGGTTCAGTGCAAATTCCTGCAGCGTTTAGGAATTTCTCGATGTCTCAAAAGGAAAAGACCCTTGAGGAACTTGTGAAGGATCAGTGGCTTTCTCTAACAGATGGTAAGATAGGACTAGGAGTGCGTTCCTTTCTTGATCTTAGAAGTTGGTTTCGCAGTAATGAGGTTCCTCCATGTGAAGTTTGCAATGAAGCTGCAGTGAAG GCTGAGCTTTGCCAAAATGAAGGCTGTAATGTTCGCATCCATCAGTACTGCTTGCGAATGAAGTTCTCCCAACACAAG GCTGAAAAAGTTTGTCCAGGGTGTGGGACAGAATGGCATTATAACATAACAAAAGCAGAAGTTGTAGACGAAGAAGATGATGCATCTGCTCCTGATGAAAGTCAGCAGCCTGGTGAACCCTTGATGAGAAAGAGGCGGAGGACCTGTGGAGTGACCGATGCTGATACCCCCTTAACGAGAAACAGGCAAAGGACCCGTGGAGGTAATGATTCTGATACTGTCAAGCCTGGATCATCTCAAAGTACGAGGGTGACTCGGGGTTCTGCCCGTCTGAGGAGTGCAAGTTAA
- the LOC107825748 gene encoding uncharacterized protein LOC107825748 isoform X2, producing MPTLSWRQHTLIQALLSRGPHKETDFKSLFFKVTSKSAANQQSMFNEYLRKINEELAYVQFELRACRNQYDGKVYYGVVNNVSDEQSKLGTKYSVPQIAFYKGVFLAGTDSQSQGGSVQIPAAFRNFSMSQKEKTLEELVKDQWLSLTDGKIGLGVRSFLDLRSWFRSNEVPPCEVCNEAAVKAELCQNEGCNVRIHQYCLRMKFSQHKAEKVCPGCGTEWHYNITKAEVVDEEDDASAPDESQQPGEPLMRKRRRTCGVTDADTPLTRNRQRTRGGNDSDTVKPGSSQSTRVTRGSARLRSAS from the exons ATGCCGACGCTTTCATGGCGGCAGCATACGCTAATTCAAGCTCTTTTATCTCGCGGCCCACACAAAGAAACTGATTTCAAATCACTTTTCTTCAAAGTCACTAGCAAATCCGCAG CTAATCAACAGTCAATGTTTAATGAATACCTGAGAAAGATAAATGAGGAGCTCGCTTATGTGCAGTTTGAGTTACGGGCATGTAGAAACCAGTATGATGGGAAGGTGTATTATGGTGTTGTTAACAATGTTTCAGATGAGCAATCCAAACTCGGAACTAAATATTCAGTTCCTCAGATTGCTTTCTATAAAGGCGTT TTCCTGGCTGGAACAGATTCCCAGTCCCAGGGAGGTTCAGTGCAAATTCCTGCAGCGTTTAGGAATTTCTCGATGTCTCAAAAGGAAAAGACCCTTGAGGAACTTGTGAAGGATCAGTGGCTTTCTCTAACAGATGGTAAGATAGGACTAGGAGTGCGTTCCTTTCTTGATCTTAGAAGTTGGTTTCGCAGTAATGAGGTTCCTCCATGTGAAGTTTGCAATGAAGCTGCAGTGAAG GCTGAGCTTTGCCAAAATGAAGGCTGTAATGTTCGCATCCATCAGTACTGCTTGCGAATGAAGTTCTCCCAACACAAG GCTGAAAAAGTTTGTCCAGGGTGTGGGACAGAATGGCATTATAACATAACAAAAGCAGAAGTTGTAGACGAAGAAGATGATGCATCTGCTCCTGATGAAAGTCAGCAGCCTGGTGAACCCTTGATGAGAAAGAGGCGGAGGACCTGTGGAGTGACCGATGCTGATACCCCCTTAACGAGAAACAGGCAAAGGACCCGTGGAGGTAATGATTCTGATACTGTCAAGCCTGGATCATCTCAAAGTACGAGGGTGACTCGGGGTTCTGCCCGTCTGAGGAGTGCAAGTTAA